The region GTTGTCTGATAGGGCATTGCCGGGCAGCTACGCGCTAGGTGATAAAGGCTGAAAGCATCTAAGCCTGAGGTATTCCCTGAAAATAGATTGCTTAGAACATGAGTAGAAGACTTGTTTGATGGGGTAGGGATGTGAGCTTCGAGGTTTTTTTTATCCGAGTTGTTGAGTCCGCTGCTTCCAATTGTTCGCTTGCATTATTTTAAAGTTTTAGTTACAAATTATATTTTTGAATTAATATTTTTATGATTTGATATAATTTGGTTAGGTGTTAACAGTAAGGGTGAAAGTTGTACGTGTTAAATTATAAATTTATTATTGATTTATACTCATATGTGATGTAAAGATATTTTTGGTATTGCGGTCATGGCATGGGGGTTATACCTGGTCTCGTTTCGATCCCAGTAGTGAAGTCCTTTTGTGTTTTGTTTGTGTACTATGGTTTTCTATGGGAATTTCATTTCGCTGCAAGCCTTCTTTATATTACAATTATTATACTTACTTTTTTTGACGATTTTTATATAGCTTAATACATCTATTGCATAATTTTTGGTGATTTTTTTGAATATTAAAGTATTTGATACTACATTACGTGATGGAGAACAGACTCCGGGTGTTTCTTTAACTCAACAAGAGAAATTAAGAATTGCAACTAAGCTTGATGAGATTGGTATTGATTATATTGAGGCAGGTTCTGCTATTACTTCAAAAGGAGAAAGAAAATCAATTAAAGGAATTGCACAACAAGGTTTTAATGCAGAAATATTAAGTTTCTCAAGACCTTTATCAGTTGATATTGATTATTGTTTAGAATGTGATGTTGATGGTGTTAATTTAGTTGTTCCAACTTCTGATTTGCATATTTCTGATAAATTAAAAATTACACGTGATGAATTAATTCAATTGTCCAATAATGCTGTTGATTATTGTAAGGATCATGGTTTAATTGTTGAATTATCAGCAGAAGATGCATCAAGAAGTGATACTGATTTTTTAAAATCTGTTTATCTAAGTGCTATAAATCATGGTGCTGATAGAATTTGTGTTTGTGATACTGTAGGTATATTGACACCAGATTCTTCATTTGAATTATTTGATAAATTAAATGAGGATATTAATGTTCCTATTGCTGCTCATTGTCATAATGATTTTGGTCTTGCTGTTGCTAATACTTTATCCGCCTTGAAAGGTGGTGCAACAGAATTCCATTCAACTATTAATGGTATTGGTGAGCGAGCGGGAAATACTTCTTTTGAGGAATGTGTTGTTAGTATTGACAGATTATTGACAAATTTTTCAACTAATGTCAATATTCATGAAATTTATGATATTTCTAAATTAGTTGCCAGATCAACTGGTGTGTATATTCAACCTAATAAAGCAATTGTTGGTGAAAATGCATTTGCTCATGAATCAGGTATACATTCTGATGGCATTATTAAAAATTCTGCAACATATGAACCTATGACTCCTGAACTTGTTGGCCGTAAACGTAAGTTTGTTATAGGAAAACACATGGGGACTCATGGTTTGGAGAATAGACTTAAAGAAATTGGTTTATCAGTTAATAAAACTCAACTTCAACAAATTTGTAATGATATTAAAGAGTTAGCTGATAAAGGAAAAACTGTTACTGATGTTGATTTACATGTAATAGCGGATAATGTTTTAGAGATAAATCATGAGGATAGGATTAAACTTGATGAGTTAACTATTGTTTCCGGAAATAAGATAATGCCAACTGCATCGGTTAAAATAACTTTTGATGATGAAGAAATTCTTAATGCTGGAGTCGGTTTAGGTCCTGTTGATGCCGCCATTAATGCTGTTAAAACAGTTGATGCATTCAGTGATGTTGAATTAATTGAGTATCATGTAGATGCTATTACTGGCGGTACTGATGCATTCATTGATGTAATCATTAAATTACAAAAAGGGGATAAAGTTGTATCTGCTCGTGGTACGGAACCGGATATCATTAATGCTAGTGTGAAGGCGTATATTTCTGGAGTTAATAGATTATTACGCGATTAGGTGTTTACATGTATATGGAAAATATTCAGATTTTAGGTTTAAAGGGTACTATTGATTCAGTTAGTGAAACACTTAATTTAATT is a window of Methanobrevibacter gottschalkii DSM 11977 DNA encoding:
- a CDS encoding (R)-citramalate synthase, with the translated sequence MNIKVFDTTLRDGEQTPGVSLTQQEKLRIATKLDEIGIDYIEAGSAITSKGERKSIKGIAQQGFNAEILSFSRPLSVDIDYCLECDVDGVNLVVPTSDLHISDKLKITRDELIQLSNNAVDYCKDHGLIVELSAEDASRSDTDFLKSVYLSAINHGADRICVCDTVGILTPDSSFELFDKLNEDINVPIAAHCHNDFGLAVANTLSALKGGATEFHSTINGIGERAGNTSFEECVVSIDRLLTNFSTNVNIHEIYDISKLVARSTGVYIQPNKAIVGENAFAHESGIHSDGIIKNSATYEPMTPELVGRKRKFVIGKHMGTHGLENRLKEIGLSVNKTQLQQICNDIKELADKGKTVTDVDLHVIADNVLEINHEDRIKLDELTIVSGNKIMPTASVKITFDDEEILNAGVGLGPVDAAINAVKTVDAFSDVELIEYHVDAITGGTDAFIDVIIKLQKGDKVVSARGTEPDIINASVKAYISGVNRLLRD